Proteins encoded in a region of the Dorea longicatena genome:
- a CDS encoding small, acid-soluble spore protein, alpha/beta type, with the protein MSSKKKTPIHLEDLTPDEKVKYEIAEELGLLDRVMQDGWKSLTSKETGRIGGLITKKKRENEKNDKSITNVN; encoded by the coding sequence ATGTCATCAAAAAAGAAAACCCCAATCCACCTGGAGGACCTTACTCCAGATGAAAAAGTAAAATATGAGATTGCGGAGGAATTAGGCCTTCTGGACCGGGTGATGCAGGATGGATGGAAATCACTTACATCCAAGGAAACCGGTCGAATCGGAGGGTTGATCACGAAAAAGAAACGGGAAAATGAAAAAAATGACAAAAGTATTACGAATGTTAATTAG
- a CDS encoding WecB/TagA/CpsF family glycosyltransferase, translated as MNEKINVLDVNIDSCTAKEAMKETIAFLESEPVSVIDVVSVDGLMQMNDLSELKARMNEFDLVLPGEKLILEAAEEARLPKEIDIKLYLKMFMRYLHKNHKRMYLLVESEEDGQEAFRYMQRTYSGIQLVGLAKVSAEGRADDMLVNAINGSEVDCILSALSVPLQEDFIAKNRNLLDARVWVGVGNRMFSDHRQGLGHGKLAKFLLNHIFKREMEKNKLKTKS; from the coding sequence ATGAACGAAAAGATTAATGTTTTAGATGTGAATATAGACAGCTGTACAGCAAAAGAAGCTATGAAAGAAACGATAGCTTTTCTGGAGTCAGAACCTGTAAGCGTGATAGATGTGGTATCGGTAGACGGTCTTATGCAGATGAATGATCTTTCGGAACTTAAGGCCAGGATGAATGAATTTGATCTTGTGCTGCCGGGGGAAAAGCTGATTCTTGAAGCAGCAGAAGAAGCGAGGCTGCCAAAGGAAATCGATATAAAATTATATCTGAAGATGTTTATGCGTTATTTGCATAAGAATCATAAGAGAATGTATCTTCTGGTCGAATCGGAGGAAGATGGACAGGAAGCATTTCGCTATATGCAGAGAACCTACAGTGGGATTCAGCTGGTAGGTCTTGCAAAAGTATCAGCGGAGGGAAGGGCAGACGACATGTTGGTCAATGCGATTAACGGAAGTGAAGTGGATTGTATTCTTTCGGCATTGTCAGTACCGTTACAGGAAGATTTTATAGCGAAAAACAGGAATCTCTTGGATGCAAGAGTATGGGTCGGCGTCGGGAATAGAATGTTCTCGGATCACAGGCAGGGACTTGGTCATGGGAAGCTGGCAAAATTTCTGTTGAATCATATATTTAAGCGTGAAATGGAAAAAAATAAGCTAAAAACAAAATCCTAA
- a CDS encoding PspC domain-containing protein yields MEGKRLYRSRKDRMICGVCGGIAKYFNIDPTLVRLAFVLISMGAGSGVLAYIVAAIIIPDDPEEN; encoded by the coding sequence ATGGAAGGAAAAAGATTATACCGATCAAGAAAAGACAGAATGATATGTGGAGTATGTGGTGGAATCGCAAAATATTTCAACATTGATCCGACACTTGTGAGACTGGCATTTGTACTGATCTCAATGGGAGCCGGATCGGGGGTACTGGCTTATATTGTTGCGGCGATTATTATACCGGATGATCCGGAGGAAAATTAA
- a CDS encoding murein hydrolase activator EnvC family protein, translating to MIKRKKMISLLLVLTLVSGMFVQTYATEIDDTKKKAEELESKKKAAENEKTSLADQLKKLTGEMEETKKKISAKEDEITNKEEELILAKADENEQYESMKKRIRYMYENGNTGFVEILCSSKSIGELLNNAEYISRISGYDRNMLVEFQKVVTNVENQEAELKKEYKELQTMQDDLITKQDSVNELIKNKQSEIQSLTSELGDTKNKLAQLEAAAAEAERKQKEAAAAAAAAKKAQAAAKKNTSSSGSSAGSAGASVVSGNGTFTHPCPGGYISSGFGYRTQPIAGASTNHKGIDFAAATGTPIYAAAAGTVISAGYAGNAGNLLVISHGNGLLTYYMHCNAIYVSAGQKVSRGQNVAAVGTTGNSTGPHLHFQVMLNGTPVNPANYL from the coding sequence ATGATAAAAAGAAAGAAGATGATAAGCCTTCTGCTGGTGCTTACGCTTGTAAGCGGAATGTTTGTGCAGACATATGCAACAGAAATTGATGATACAAAGAAAAAAGCAGAAGAACTGGAAAGCAAGAAGAAAGCTGCTGAAAATGAGAAAACATCTCTGGCAGATCAGCTGAAAAAGCTGACGGGTGAGATGGAAGAAACTAAGAAAAAGATTTCTGCAAAAGAAGATGAAATCACAAATAAAGAAGAAGAATTGATTCTTGCAAAAGCGGATGAGAATGAACAGTATGAAAGTATGAAGAAGAGAATCCGTTATATGTATGAAAATGGAAATACAGGATTTGTAGAAATCCTTTGCTCTTCAAAGTCAATTGGAGAATTGTTGAATAATGCTGAATATATCAGCAGAATATCAGGATACGACAGAAACATGCTGGTAGAATTTCAGAAGGTTGTAACCAATGTCGAGAATCAGGAAGCAGAACTCAAGAAAGAATATAAAGAACTGCAGACGATGCAGGATGATCTGATCACAAAGCAGGACAGCGTAAATGAACTGATAAAGAATAAGCAAAGTGAGATTCAGAGTTTGACCAGCGAACTGGGAGATACAAAGAATAAGCTTGCACAGCTGGAAGCGGCAGCTGCCGAAGCCGAACGTAAACAGAAAGAAGCAGCAGCGGCAGCGGCAGCTGCGAAGAAGGCTCAGGCAGCAGCCAAAAAGAATACAAGCTCATCGGGGTCTTCGGCCGGTTCCGCCGGGGCATCGGTGGTGTCGGGAAATGGAACATTTACACATCCTTGTCCGGGTGGATATATTTCGAGTGGATTTGGTTACAGAACACAGCCGATTGCAGGTGCAAGTACGAATCATAAAGGGATTGACTTTGCAGCAGCAACAGGAACGCCAATCTATGCGGCTGCGGCAGGAACAGTTATTTCAGCCGGATATGCCGGAAATGCGGGAAACCTGTTAGTAATCAGTCATGGAAACGGATTGCTTACATATTATATGCATTGCAATGCGATTTATGTGAGTGCGGGACAGAAAGTCAGCAGAGGTCAGAATGTTGCAGCGGTTGGAACTACAGGAAATTCAACCGGACCACATCTGCATTTTCAGGTAATGTTGAATGGAACACCGGTAAATCCGGCAAACTATCTGTAA
- the ftsE gene encoding cell division ATP-binding protein FtsE, translated as MIELREVTKEYSKGVAALNGINLKIEQGEFVFIVGDSGSGKSTLIKLIMKELEPTSGTIIVNGNNLSRMKHRKVAMYRRNIGVVFQDFRLLKDRNIYENIAFAQRVTETPTRIIKKKVPAALSLVGLAQKYKAFPKELSGGEQQRVAIARAIVNEPAILLADEPTGNLDPTNSWEIMKLLEEANDRGTTVLVVTHNQEIVNEMQKRVVTMKKGVIVSDEKKGGYKHEN; from the coding sequence ATGATTGAACTAAGAGAAGTAACGAAAGAGTACTCAAAAGGGGTTGCAGCCCTGAATGGAATCAATCTGAAGATTGAACAGGGTGAATTTGTGTTTATTGTAGGAGACAGCGGCTCTGGTAAGTCTACTTTGATCAAGCTTATCATGAAAGAACTGGAACCTACTTCGGGAACGATTATTGTAAATGGCAATAATTTAAGCCGTATGAAACATCGCAAAGTTGCGATGTACAGAAGAAATATCGGCGTTGTATTTCAGGATTTCCGTTTGTTGAAAGACAGAAATATTTATGAAAATATTGCGTTTGCGCAGAGAGTTACAGAGACACCTACAAGAATTATCAAGAAAAAAGTACCGGCGGCACTGTCACTGGTAGGGCTTGCCCAGAAATACAAAGCATTTCCGAAGGAATTATCCGGTGGTGAACAGCAGAGGGTTGCGATTGCAAGAGCGATCGTGAATGAACCTGCTATTCTTCTGGCAGATGAGCCTACGGGTAACCTGGATCCGACAAACTCATGGGAAATCATGAAGTTATTGGAAGAAGCGAATGACAGAGGAACTACAGTTCTTGTCGTTACGCATAACCAGGAGATCGTAAATGAAATGCAGAAGCGAGTTGTTACGATGAAAAAGGGTGTCATCGTAAGCGACGAGAAAAAAGGTGGGTATAAGCATGAGAATTAG
- a CDS encoding PucR family transcriptional regulator: protein MISNQILQNTIEGLKGITRIDFCVMDTDGKSLASTFSEQENYVEEVISFVESPADSQVVQGYQFFKIFDEHQLEYILLANGGSDDVYMVGKIAAFQIQNLLVAYKERFDKDNFIKNLLLDNLLLVDIYNRAKKLHIDTEVRRVIFIIETKHEKDTNALDNVRNLLGNRTRDFVTAVDEKNIIVVKELEPNDGHTELEKIAENMYTLLKEDGEEDVLIAYGTVVNDIKEVSKSYKEAKLALDVGKIFFSERSVIAYSALGIGRLIYQLPIPLCKMFIREIFEGKSPDDFDEETLTTINKFFENNLNVSETSRQLYIHRNTLVYRLDKLQKSTGLDLRVFEDAITFKIALMVVKYMKYMESLEY from the coding sequence ATGATATCTAATCAAATACTTCAAAACACAATTGAAGGATTGAAAGGGATTACACGAATTGACTTTTGCGTGATGGACACAGACGGTAAATCTCTTGCAAGCACATTTTCAGAACAGGAGAACTATGTAGAGGAGGTTATCTCCTTTGTAGAATCCCCGGCAGACAGTCAGGTCGTACAGGGATATCAGTTTTTTAAGATTTTTGATGAACATCAGTTAGAGTATATTCTTCTTGCCAATGGAGGAAGTGATGATGTTTACATGGTAGGTAAGATTGCGGCCTTCCAGATTCAGAATCTTCTTGTAGCATATAAAGAAAGATTTGACAAAGATAATTTTATCAAAAACCTGCTGTTAGATAATCTGTTGCTGGTAGATATTTACAACCGTGCTAAGAAATTACATATTGACACAGAAGTAAGACGTGTTATCTTTATTATTGAAACAAAGCACGAAAAAGATACGAATGCGCTGGATAATGTAAGAAACCTTCTTGGTAATCGTACCAGAGATTTTGTGACGGCCGTTGATGAGAAAAATATCATCGTGGTAAAAGAATTGGAGCCAAATGATGGACATACAGAACTGGAGAAGATTGCGGAGAATATGTATACACTCCTGAAAGAAGACGGAGAAGAAGATGTTCTGATCGCATACGGAACGGTTGTAAATGATATCAAAGAAGTATCAAAATCATATAAAGAAGCCAAGCTGGCACTTGATGTCGGCAAGATTTTCTTTAGTGAGCGAAGTGTTATCGCATATAGTGCTTTGGGAATTGGACGTCTGATCTATCAGCTTCCGATTCCGCTGTGTAAGATGTTCATACGTGAGATTTTTGAGGGGAAATCACCGGATGATTTCGATGAGGAGACATTGACAACAATCAATAAATTCTTTGAGAATAATCTGAACGTATCAGAAACATCCAGACAATTATATATACACCGTAATACACTGGTATACAGACTGGACAAATTACAAAAGAGTACCGGTCTGGATCTCCGTGTGTTCGAAGACGCCATTACATTCAAAATCGCACTTATGGTTGTGAAATATATGAAGTATATGGAGTCACTGGAGTATTAA
- a CDS encoding DUF4097 family beta strand repeat-containing protein has translation MKKRWKIFWIVCGSMFLIGIICCSVSWGMGTTLTDIAHQFPHGISWVSEDKTYGDPDDDDDIDDDQEEDNETDTDDDQDEQKQEETVQAQEKANMKDATGVIEGNGKATYQNIHEIKSTVREGRIHLKTQSDTDEITVESKDTHEKLGFCAFAKNGTLYLTSNKKIKRIKNIGKGTITVTLPKDMELEKAELDLKAGELRAEQILAKDLEVNAGAGEVNILEFAAEKAEFKCGAGSITATGDAKKKIEADCGVGEINLKIKGKQKDYNYDLDCGIGEIRCGDDSFSGFGREKSIDNGADKKMDIDCGIGSINVAFMEQL, from the coding sequence ATGAAGAAACGTTGGAAAATATTCTGGATCGTGTGTGGTTCTATGTTTCTGATTGGAATCATATGTTGTTCGGTATCCTGGGGAATGGGAACGACCCTGACAGATATAGCACATCAATTTCCACATGGGATCAGCTGGGTATCCGAAGATAAGACATATGGTGATCCGGATGATGATGACGATATAGATGATGATCAGGAGGAAGATAATGAGACTGATACAGACGATGATCAGGACGAACAGAAACAGGAAGAAACAGTACAAGCACAGGAGAAAGCGAACATGAAAGATGCAACCGGTGTTATAGAAGGAAACGGAAAAGCAACATATCAGAATATCCATGAGATAAAAAGTACGGTGCGCGAAGGAAGAATCCATCTGAAGACACAGTCAGATACAGATGAGATTACAGTAGAAAGCAAAGACACACATGAAAAGCTTGGCTTTTGTGCGTTTGCCAAAAATGGAACCTTATATCTTACATCGAATAAAAAGATTAAAAGAATCAAGAATATAGGAAAAGGAACCATTACTGTGACGCTTCCGAAAGATATGGAACTGGAAAAGGCAGAGCTGGATCTGAAGGCTGGTGAATTAAGGGCAGAGCAGATTCTTGCAAAAGATCTTGAGGTAAATGCCGGAGCAGGTGAGGTTAACATCCTGGAATTTGCAGCTGAAAAAGCAGAATTTAAATGTGGGGCTGGTTCCATAACTGCAACAGGCGATGCAAAGAAGAAAATCGAAGCAGACTGCGGAGTAGGAGAGATAAACCTGAAGATAAAAGGAAAGCAAAAAGATTATAATTATGACCTGGACTGTGGTATCGGAGAAATTCGATGCGGAGATGACAGCTTTTCAGGATTTGGGAGAGAAAAAAGCATTGATAATGGCGCAGACAAGAAAATGGATATTGACTGTGGTATCGGATCTATCAATGTAGCATTTATGGAACAGCTGTAA
- a CDS encoding PadR family transcriptional regulator, with amino-acid sequence MVFNTGAALLDAIVLAVVSREDEGTYGYKITQDVRKAIDVSESTLYPVLRRLQKGDYLEVYDRQFDGRNRRYYKVTESGRTQLAMYQKEWKEYSGKISELFEGGRLE; translated from the coding sequence ATGGTTTTTAATACAGGCGCAGCTCTTCTGGATGCAATTGTGCTGGCGGTAGTATCGCGGGAAGATGAAGGAACTTATGGATATAAGATTACGCAGGATGTAAGAAAAGCGATCGATGTATCAGAATCTACATTATATCCGGTGCTTCGGAGGCTGCAGAAAGGGGATTATCTGGAAGTCTATGACCGGCAGTTTGACGGAAGAAACAGACGTTATTATAAAGTGACGGAAAGTGGAAGAACGCAGCTTGCCATGTATCAGAAAGAATGGAAAGAATATTCCGGAAAGATCAGCGAATTGTTTGAGGGAGGTAGACTAGAATGA
- a CDS encoding DUF1700 domain-containing protein, with protein sequence MNRVEFMETLSRLLQDIPEEDRIDALKYYNDYFDDAGSENEQNVIEELESPEKVAMKIKADREDTEDGKEGGTEKTTEEAIGKVTGENAAYSGAREQHDRENTYQYYQEDTYGEEKDNKIYQDNGTYDYESQEKKPWTNKWLKLAMIIAIVVIGFPIVIPLGAGILALIAGIVIAVFCLFAAIVIGFAAVVMVGVVLFAAGIGSLFANPGVGLAVLGAGLMVIAIGVIGTVVGVRLCIIVFPGIVRGIVYILRKPFHRKAVA encoded by the coding sequence ATGAACAGAGTAGAATTTATGGAGACGCTGTCCAGACTTCTTCAGGATATCCCAGAAGAGGACAGAATCGATGCATTGAAATATTATAATGATTACTTCGATGATGCAGGGTCTGAGAATGAGCAGAATGTAATAGAAGAACTGGAAAGTCCGGAAAAAGTAGCGATGAAGATCAAAGCGGACCGGGAAGACACAGAAGACGGCAAAGAAGGTGGAACGGAAAAAACAACCGAAGAAGCAATCGGCAAAGTAACCGGAGAAAATGCAGCATACTCTGGAGCCAGGGAACAGCATGACCGGGAAAACACATACCAGTATTATCAGGAAGATACATACGGAGAAGAAAAGGATAATAAGATATATCAGGATAACGGAACCTATGATTATGAAAGCCAGGAGAAAAAGCCGTGGACAAACAAATGGCTAAAATTGGCCATGATCATAGCAATTGTAGTGATCGGATTTCCGATTGTGATACCGCTTGGAGCAGGGATTCTGGCATTAATTGCAGGAATTGTAATAGCAGTGTTCTGTTTGTTTGCAGCGATTGTAATCGGCTTTGCGGCAGTGGTGATGGTCGGTGTTGTGCTTTTTGCTGCAGGAATAGGAAGCCTGTTCGCCAATCCGGGTGTGGGACTTGCGGTTCTTGGAGCAGGACTGATGGTGATCGCGATCGGTGTAATCGGTACCGTAGTTGGAGTAAGACTCTGTATTATCGTATTTCCGGGAATCGTCAGAGGAATTGTATATATTTTAAGAAAACCATTTCACAGAAAGGCGGTGGCATAA
- the ftsX gene encoding permease-like cell division protein FtsX — MRISTIGYSMKQGVKNIRRNKMFSVASIATMAACIFLFGLFYSIVVNFSYIVEKAEEGVAITVFFNEDTTKEQKDTIGAQLKKEDGVLKVNYVSADAAWNKFKDQYFGESSDLAEGFKSDNPLANSDNYEVYLSDVSKQKDVVSYAKSLDGVRKVNKSDVVAKTLTSVNKLVGYVSVAIIAILLAVSIFLISNTVTMGITVRREEIAIMKYIGAKDGFVRAPFVIEGLIIGAVGAVIPLVLLYFMYDKAITYIMTKFSLLNNIVDFLPVATVYRTLLPIGIALGVGIGFVGSFFTIRKHLKV, encoded by the coding sequence ATGAGAATTAGTACAATAGGATATTCGATGAAACAAGGGGTTAAGAACATCCGCAGAAATAAGATGTTTTCCGTTGCTTCGATCGCAACGATGGCGGCATGCATTTTCCTGTTCGGATTGTTCTATTCCATTGTAGTTAACTTTAGTTATATTGTAGAAAAAGCAGAAGAAGGTGTTGCTATTACAGTATTTTTTAATGAAGATACTACAAAAGAACAAAAAGATACAATTGGTGCCCAGCTGAAGAAAGAAGATGGAGTACTGAAAGTAAATTATGTAAGTGCGGATGCAGCATGGAATAAGTTTAAAGATCAGTATTTTGGAGAATCAAGTGATCTGGCAGAAGGATTTAAGAGTGATAACCCGCTTGCCAATTCAGATAACTACGAAGTATATCTTTCAGACGTATCAAAGCAGAAAGATGTAGTGTCTTATGCAAAGTCGCTGGATGGGGTGCGTAAAGTTAATAAATCAGACGTAGTAGCCAAGACTCTTACCAGTGTGAACAAGTTGGTGGGATATGTATCGGTAGCAATTATTGCAATTCTTCTGGCAGTGTCAATTTTCCTGATCAGTAATACGGTCACTATGGGTATTACGGTAAGACGTGAAGAAATTGCAATTATGAAATATATCGGAGCAAAAGACGGATTTGTCCGTGCGCCGTTTGTAATAGAGGGTCTGATCATCGGAGCTGTCGGAGCTGTAATCCCGCTCGTATTGCTTTATTTTATGTATGATAAGGCAATTACATACATTATGACAAAATTCAGCCTTCTGAATAATATTGTAGATTTCCTTCCGGTAGCAACTGTTTACAGAACATTACTTCCAATCGGAATTGCTTTGGGTGTTGGAATCGGTTTTGTGGGAAGTTTCTTTACAATCCGCAAACATCTGAAGGTATAA